The following are encoded in a window of Pontiella desulfatans genomic DNA:
- a CDS encoding cupin domain-containing protein — protein MKTAKEWIGELGLAPHPEGGWYRRVYESELRLEGDCPAMTSIHYLLEGDDFSALHRLKSDEQWNFYAGDPITIHEIDPDGEYCSTVLGNGQFQHVVAAGHWFGATVEGDYALVGCTVVPGFDFTEFEMPSRDVLLAKFPNQHELIVRLSR, from the coding sequence ATGAAAACGGCCAAGGAATGGATCGGGGAATTGGGGTTGGCGCCGCATCCTGAAGGCGGGTGGTATCGGCGCGTCTATGAATCGGAGCTGAGGCTCGAAGGGGATTGCCCGGCCATGACGTCGATCCACTACCTGCTCGAAGGGGACGACTTTTCGGCCTTGCATCGGTTGAAGTCGGACGAGCAGTGGAATTTTTATGCCGGGGATCCGATCACGATTCATGAGATTGATCCCGATGGGGAATATTGTTCCACCGTCTTGGGGAATGGCCAGTTCCAGCACGTGGTCGCGGCCGGCCATTGGTTTGGTGCAACGGTGGAGGGTGACTATGCGCTTGTTGGATGCACGGTCGTTCCTGGCTTTGATTTCACTGAGTTTGAGATGCCGTCAAGGGATGTATTATTGGCGAAATTTCCCAATCAACATGAGTTGATTGTGCGTTTATCTCGTTGA
- a CDS encoding PKD domain-containing protein, giving the protein MNQSRKKTVISLLVLSVVCVGTILFFQKPNQQVIGATPSTPTTIQNGEIIPSSEWVDKVASLDRQGDIEWAKARGRMMRALIRSNPEQAILEALTLSEWSALPPEVQAHVEQPFSSIVNVEVMVACGAESSETSISTELPTLGNMETYVYGHRKEMGSKNSIPVQGIRVGKVGALREEIFQPLEKQDELAALELYPVVTEKPGGHAVAALAGGKLFYFKSRAELEEANTRLANLDKLPCPESGSGALFQDLEAAMIGGEIDFQALEEIVMKATAAWTGTPRDMYVVMVDFPDNTGQPADPVTFSNSLNTTVSQQIWDMSYEKTHIVATVNANTYRMPNVSSYYTNKTATLFTDARDLAIAGGADLSSYETICVLFKKIDSIWWAGLASINGERLWLNGTTNTDVVIHELGHNYGSYHASFWEVSGFDPVDPSGTPYEYGDFMDIMGGGDAPEGHFNAWHKNRISWFDADNWQSVSNSGTYRVYRSDHRQTTGLVRGLEIDKGAGDYYWVGIRQEYADYETFSRGAYLLWKKSGDSRSYLLDTSPQSVGGVLDGGLALGQTYSDAAAGVHITAVDRGGPTPNEWLDVAVNLGTFPGNTVPTASLSAPSNIAVQTSTLLSVSASDADGDELAYYWDTGDGLVKPNAASISAAWLSGGTNTISCVVSDMKGGTNRVSQTVVVSSPLESWTKRTTGTTAQLNDIAYGNGRLVAVGRDWKIVYSDDGVNWTVFTFGYPYAPYFEGVVFDGSLFVAVGLDYDGAAWGAGIYTSTDGASWTRRYTGGSALNDVAFGNGSYVAVGGSGTILRSTDGLSWSPVTSGTTTDLRAVGYGEGTFVAVGDAGNLTPHVVLTSTDGSSWSDQSAGVQMYAGNWLFAVEYCNDRFLAGGWNSEIFGSTNQGSSFDYYLSGALDLESFAFGNGNYFAAGRDIGNSYADINLVSVDGENWVALATPDQDDRNAAIYYNGTFITVGDNGSIWQSDSVGSIDPGFAMWQLENGAVLGLNRDPLDDADFDGHLNLAEYAMGTGAADAGSKPASVMLNSGTYFQVSYERDGMKSDIDYVVERGVNLVSNEWNSAGTLVLVDNETNLTARSTYTMSSQTNEFMRLKLELK; this is encoded by the coding sequence ATGAACCAGAGCCGCAAGAAAACCGTCATTTCTCTTCTCGTTCTCTCCGTTGTTTGTGTTGGAACCATCCTGTTCTTCCAGAAACCCAATCAACAGGTAATAGGGGCCACGCCATCAACACCGACAACCATCCAAAATGGTGAAATCATCCCGTCATCGGAGTGGGTGGATAAAGTGGCCAGCCTTGATAGGCAAGGGGATATTGAGTGGGCTAAAGCGCGTGGACGAATGATGCGCGCCCTGATCCGGTCGAATCCAGAACAGGCCATCCTCGAAGCCTTGACGCTTTCCGAATGGAGCGCACTCCCGCCGGAAGTTCAGGCTCACGTTGAGCAACCCTTCAGTAGCATCGTCAATGTGGAGGTCATGGTTGCATGTGGTGCTGAAAGCAGCGAAACATCCATTTCCACCGAACTTCCAACCCTTGGAAACATGGAAACCTATGTTTACGGCCACCGAAAGGAGATGGGCTCGAAAAACAGCATACCTGTTCAGGGTATCCGGGTTGGAAAGGTTGGCGCTTTGCGAGAAGAAATATTCCAACCCCTGGAAAAACAGGATGAGCTGGCTGCACTGGAACTATACCCGGTAGTGACTGAAAAACCGGGCGGCCATGCGGTCGCCGCACTGGCCGGCGGAAAACTCTTCTACTTCAAGAGCCGTGCGGAACTCGAGGAGGCAAATACCCGCCTCGCGAATCTTGATAAATTGCCGTGCCCAGAGAGCGGGTCCGGCGCGCTTTTCCAGGATTTGGAAGCGGCTATGATTGGTGGTGAAATCGATTTCCAGGCGTTGGAAGAAATCGTAATGAAGGCGACCGCTGCTTGGACGGGAACGCCGCGCGATATGTATGTGGTCATGGTGGATTTCCCCGACAACACCGGACAGCCGGCCGACCCGGTTACGTTCTCCAATTCGCTGAACACGACGGTGTCGCAGCAGATTTGGGATATGTCATATGAAAAAACCCATATTGTGGCGACAGTGAATGCCAACACCTATCGAATGCCGAACGTGAGCAGCTATTATACAAACAAAACGGCCACTCTTTTTACCGATGCTAGGGACCTTGCCATAGCAGGCGGCGCGGATCTATCTTCCTATGAAACGATCTGTGTGCTCTTCAAGAAAATTGACAGCATTTGGTGGGCGGGGCTGGCCAGCATTAATGGTGAACGGCTATGGCTGAACGGTACGACTAACACGGATGTCGTGATTCACGAACTGGGGCATAACTATGGATCCTATCACGCCTCCTTCTGGGAAGTGTCAGGTTTTGATCCCGTCGATCCCTCCGGCACACCTTATGAGTATGGCGATTTCATGGATATCATGGGCGGGGGCGATGCGCCGGAAGGCCACTTCAATGCGTGGCATAAAAATAGGATCAGTTGGTTCGATGCCGACAACTGGCAGTCGGTTTCCAACTCAGGCACCTATCGGGTTTATCGCTCCGACCATCGCCAGACCACCGGGCTGGTGCGCGGGTTGGAAATTGATAAGGGTGCCGGTGATTATTATTGGGTCGGGATTCGGCAGGAATACGCCGACTACGAAACCTTCAGCCGCGGCGCCTATCTGCTCTGGAAGAAATCGGGCGACAGCCGCTCGTACCTGCTCGACACCAGCCCACAGTCGGTCGGAGGCGTATTAGATGGCGGGTTGGCGCTGGGGCAGACCTATTCCGATGCAGCTGCCGGAGTGCACATCACAGCTGTAGATCGCGGTGGACCAACCCCGAACGAGTGGTTGGATGTTGCGGTGAATCTCGGAACCTTCCCCGGCAATACGGTTCCGACCGCCTCGCTCAGTGCTCCATCAAATATTGCCGTGCAAACCAGTACCCTGCTATCGGTATCCGCTTCCGATGCCGATGGCGATGAGCTGGCTTACTATTGGGACACCGGGGACGGACTCGTGAAACCCAATGCTGCTTCTATTTCAGCGGCCTGGCTGTCTGGAGGAACCAATACCATCAGTTGTGTGGTGTCTGATATGAAGGGCGGAACCAATCGTGTTTCCCAAACCGTCGTAGTTTCAAGTCCTCTTGAAAGTTGGACTAAACGCACCACCGGGACGACTGCGCAACTTAATGATATTGCCTACGGGAACGGGCGTCTGGTCGCCGTTGGGCGTGACTGGAAGATTGTTTATTCCGATGATGGGGTAAACTGGACTGTATTCACGTTTGGCTATCCCTATGCCCCCTATTTTGAAGGCGTAGTATTTGATGGTTCTCTATTCGTTGCGGTTGGGCTCGATTATGATGGCGCGGCCTGGGGAGCAGGAATCTACACATCGACCGATGGTGCAAGCTGGACGAGAAGATACACCGGCGGTTCGGCGCTGAATGATGTGGCTTTTGGAAATGGATCCTATGTTGCTGTTGGCGGAAGCGGAACAATTCTTCGTTCAACCGATGGGCTTAGCTGGAGTCCGGTGACGTCTGGAACAACAACCGATTTGCGCGCGGTCGGCTATGGCGAAGGAACCTTTGTTGCGGTTGGCGATGCGGGAAACCTGACCCCGCATGTGGTACTGACCTCTACCGACGGGTCTTCCTGGTCGGATCAAAGCGCAGGTGTACAAATGTATGCCGGAAACTGGTTGTTTGCCGTGGAGTATTGCAACGACCGTTTTCTTGCCGGCGGTTGGAATTCGGAAATTTTCGGCTCAACCAATCAGGGCAGTTCATTTGATTATTACCTTTCCGGGGCGCTCGATCTGGAGAGCTTTGCCTTTGGAAATGGAAATTATTTCGCGGCCGGAAGGGATATCGGCAATTCGTACGCGGATATTAATCTGGTCTCGGTGGATGGTGAAAACTGGGTCGCATTGGCAACGCCGGACCAGGATGACCGCAATGCGGCGATCTATTATAACGGCACATTCATTACGGTCGGGGACAATGGATCAATCTGGCAGTCCGATAGCGTGGGTTCCATTGATCCGGGATTTGCCATGTGGCAGCTGGAAAACGGCGCGGTGCTGGGGCTGAACCGCGACCCTCTCGACGACGCCGACTTCGACGGCCACTTGAACCTGGCTGAATATGCGATGGGAACCGGTGCTGCCGATGCGGGGTCGAAGCCTGCTTCGGTCATGTTGAACTCCGGAACCTATTTTCAGGTTTCATACGAACGCGATGGTATGAAGTCGGACATCGACTACGTGGTGGAACGCGGCGTCAACCTGGTTTCCAACGAGTGGAACTCGGCGGGTACTTTGGTGTTGGTAGACAATGAGACCAATCTCACCGCTCGATCCACCTACACGATGTCCTCGCAGACGAACGAGTTCATGCGGCTGAAGCTTGAGCTGAAGTAA
- a CDS encoding gamma carbonic anhydrase family protein, with protein MIYQFEDREPVLPEEYYVADNASVIGDVVLGEQSSIWFGAVLRGDIEPIIVGARSNIQDNSVAHTGKGAPTVLGDDVTVGHKVTLHGCTVGNNCLIGMGAILLDGCEIGDNCIIGAGSIVAQGRKIPAGSLAVGSPARVIRKLSEEAIADIRHYAERYVDKMKRYRAGALKAI; from the coding sequence ATGATTTACCAATTCGAAGACCGCGAACCTGTCCTGCCGGAAGAATACTATGTCGCCGATAACGCCAGCGTGATCGGCGATGTTGTTTTGGGCGAGCAATCGAGCATTTGGTTCGGTGCCGTCCTGCGCGGCGACATTGAGCCTATCATCGTTGGCGCCCGCTCCAATATTCAGGACAACTCGGTGGCCCATACCGGCAAAGGGGCGCCCACGGTTCTGGGCGACGACGTTACGGTTGGCCACAAGGTCACCCTGCATGGATGCACGGTTGGCAACAACTGCCTCATCGGCATGGGCGCCATCCTGCTCGACGGTTGCGAGATTGGCGACAACTGCATCATCGGTGCCGGATCGATTGTGGCCCAGGGACGCAAGATACCCGCCGGATCGCTCGCGGTCGGCAGCCCCGCCCGGGTGATCCGCAAGCTTTCGGAAGAGGCCATTGCCGATATCCGGCACTATGCCGAGCGCTATGTTGATAAAATGAAGCGCTACCGCGCAGGTGCACTGAAAGCGATCTGA
- a CDS encoding ferritin family protein, which produces MPFDQTKDVLNHARKFHHRLSEFYEDLKDSADMERTRALLDYLSRHEQYLEDCLEEFQQDVDKNVLDSYFQYGSDASKLSGISDFEIKDDMEIEDVVAAAMHFDACLIKFYREIAQKAHTAKVREVFENLLVMEEHEQIELSKTTLELGLVETGHRE; this is translated from the coding sequence ATGCCATTTGATCAAACCAAAGACGTACTCAACCATGCCCGGAAGTTCCATCATAGGCTCAGCGAGTTTTATGAAGATCTAAAGGACTCCGCCGATATGGAGCGGACAAGGGCACTGCTCGATTATCTGAGTCGGCATGAGCAATATCTCGAGGATTGCCTTGAGGAGTTTCAGCAGGATGTCGATAAAAACGTACTGGATTCCTATTTCCAATATGGATCCGATGCATCGAAACTCAGTGGGATCAGCGACTTTGAAATCAAGGACGATATGGAGATTGAAGATGTGGTGGCCGCCGCGATGCACTTTGATGCCTGCCTGATCAAATTTTATCGGGAAATTGCGCAGAAGGCCCACACCGCCAAGGTACGGGAAGTGTTCGAGAATCTGCTCGTGATGGAAGAACACGAGCAGATCGAGCTCAGCAAAACCACGTTGGAGCTTGGTTTGGTGGAAACCGGCCATCGGGAATAG
- the gyrA gene encoding DNA gyrase subunit A — protein MENTNERIDLINIEDEMQRAYIDYSMSVIVGRALPDVRDGMKPGNRRILYAMKERGWTHNKAYVKCAKVVGEVIGNYHPHGDTAVYDTMVRMAQDFAMRGMLIDGQGNFGSIDGDRAAAYRYTECRLRPLAEEMLADIDKETVDMRPNFDESLMEPSVLPARVPNLLVNGSTGIAVGMATNIPPHNLGEVIDGTILLIDNPEATIDELHELIKGPDFPTGGTVYGLNAVREFYTTGRGKIKVRGKADIEEDDNGKARIIITEIPYALNKTLLIQKMVHLVRDKKLEGISDIRDESGKEGIRLVIELKRNAVPNVLLNNIFKHTQMESTFGGIMLAIDKGKPRVLNLKETLQCFIDHRFDVITRRTEFDLKKAKARAHILEGYLLAMDNMDEVVRIIRDSKNREEAQERLMTKFGFSEIQAKAILEMRLYQLTGLERDKVEAEYAELMELIKYLEDLLAHPEKIFDVIKEDLEQIRAKYGEVRRTDLSIDEGEIDIEDLIADEPCVITLSNTGYIKRVPTDTYRQQRRGGKGVVGMSTKDEDFVEHIFSASTHDYLLCFTEAGRMYWLKAYYVPEGTRQSRGRSLANVLQMAQDEKLAAILCVRELDDHAHNLIMATRKGIIKKTVLAAYKNVRVAGVKAINIDEDDSLIGVQLTNGNDQIILSMKNGKAIRFNETDARPLGRVSRGVKGVTLTGDDEVVTIEIVDTESTMMAITENGYGKRTSFEEYRTQSRGGKGIISIQTTERNGKVVSAHAVTEEHRLMLISEGGQMICIGANDLRVIGRNTQGVRLFNLKEGDKLVSAAVLDPEEDVPETEAAEGAEGEAPVEGAEAEAPAAESAPEADTAPEEPAGE, from the coding sequence ATGGAAAACACGAACGAACGTATCGACCTGATTAATATTGAAGACGAGATGCAGCGTGCATACATCGACTATTCGATGTCGGTGATTGTCGGCCGCGCCTTGCCGGACGTGCGCGACGGCATGAAGCCGGGCAACCGCCGCATCCTCTACGCCATGAAGGAACGTGGCTGGACGCACAACAAGGCCTATGTGAAGTGCGCCAAGGTGGTCGGTGAAGTGATCGGTAACTACCACCCGCACGGCGACACCGCGGTCTACGACACGATGGTGCGCATGGCGCAGGATTTCGCGATGCGCGGCATGCTCATCGATGGCCAGGGTAACTTTGGTTCGATCGACGGCGACCGCGCGGCCGCCTATCGTTACACCGAGTGCCGCCTGCGCCCGCTGGCCGAGGAGATGCTCGCCGATATCGACAAGGAAACCGTCGATATGCGCCCGAACTTCGACGAATCGCTGATGGAGCCTTCGGTGCTTCCCGCCCGCGTTCCGAACCTGCTGGTGAACGGCTCGACCGGCATCGCGGTCGGTATGGCCACCAACATTCCGCCGCACAACCTCGGCGAGGTGATCGACGGCACCATCCTGCTGATCGACAATCCCGAAGCGACGATCGACGAGCTGCACGAGCTGATCAAGGGGCCGGACTTCCCGACCGGCGGCACCGTCTACGGCCTCAACGCCGTGCGCGAGTTCTACACCACCGGCCGCGGCAAGATCAAGGTGCGCGGCAAGGCCGACATCGAAGAGGATGACAACGGCAAGGCCCGCATCATCATCACCGAGATCCCGTATGCGCTGAACAAGACGCTGTTGATCCAGAAAATGGTTCACCTCGTTCGCGACAAGAAGCTCGAAGGCATCTCCGACATCCGCGATGAGTCCGGCAAGGAGGGCATCCGCCTCGTCATCGAGCTCAAGCGCAACGCCGTGCCGAACGTGCTGCTCAACAACATTTTCAAGCACACGCAGATGGAGTCGACCTTCGGCGGCATCATGCTGGCGATCGACAAGGGCAAGCCCCGCGTCCTGAACCTGAAGGAAACCCTCCAGTGCTTCATCGACCACCGTTTCGATGTCATCACCCGCCGTACCGAGTTCGACCTTAAAAAGGCCAAAGCCCGGGCGCACATTCTCGAAGGCTACCTGCTCGCCATGGATAACATGGATGAAGTGGTTCGCATTATTCGCGATTCCAAAAACCGTGAAGAAGCCCAAGAACGCCTGATGACCAAGTTCGGGTTCTCCGAAATCCAGGCCAAGGCCATTCTTGAAATGCGCCTCTACCAGCTGACCGGGCTGGAGCGCGACAAGGTCGAGGCCGAATACGCCGAGCTGATGGAACTCATCAAATATCTCGAAGACCTGCTGGCGCACCCCGAAAAAATCTTTGACGTCATCAAGGAAGACCTCGAGCAGATCCGCGCCAAGTATGGCGAAGTCCGCCGCACCGATCTTTCGATCGACGAAGGCGAAATCGACATTGAAGACCTCATTGCCGACGAGCCGTGCGTGATCACGCTTTCCAACACCGGCTACATCAAGCGCGTCCCGACCGATACCTACCGCCAGCAGCGCCGCGGCGGCAAGGGCGTGGTTGGCATGAGCACAAAGGACGAGGACTTCGTGGAGCATATCTTCTCGGCCTCGACCCACGACTACCTGCTCTGCTTCACCGAAGCCGGCCGCATGTATTGGCTCAAGGCCTACTATGTTCCGGAAGGCACCCGCCAGAGCCGCGGCCGTTCGCTGGCCAATGTGTTGCAGATGGCGCAGGACGAAAAGCTCGCCGCCATCCTCTGCGTGCGCGAGCTCGACGACCATGCCCACAACCTGATCATGGCCACCCGCAAGGGCATCATTAAGAAGACCGTGCTGGCCGCCTACAAGAACGTCCGCGTTGCCGGCGTGAAAGCCATCAACATCGACGAGGATGACTCGCTGATCGGCGTTCAGCTGACCAACGGCAACGACCAGATCATCCTCAGCATGAAGAACGGCAAGGCGATCCGCTTCAACGAAACCGATGCCCGGCCGCTCGGCCGTGTTTCGCGCGGCGTGAAAGGCGTAACCCTGACCGGCGACGACGAAGTAGTCACCATCGAAATCGTCGACACCGAGTCGACCATGATGGCCATCACCGAAAACGGCTACGGCAAACGCACGAGCTTCGAGGAATACCGCACGCAGTCCCGCGGCGGCAAGGGCATCATCAGCATCCAGACGACGGAGCGCAACGGCAAGGTGGTCAGCGCCCACGCCGTCACCGAGGAGCATCGCCTGATGCTCATCTCCGAAGGCGGGCAGATGATCTGTATCGGCGCCAACGACCTGCGCGTGATTGGCCGCAACACCCAGGGCGTCCGCCTCTTCAACCTCAAGGAAGGCGACAAGCTGGTCTCCGCCGCCGTCCTCGATCCGGAAGAGGACGTTCCGGAAACCGAGGCCGCTGAAGGAGCCGAAGGCGAAGCCCCGGTTGAAGGTGCTGAAGCGGAAGCTCCGGCTGCAGAGTCTGCGCCGGAAGCCGATACTGCACCGGAAGAGCCTGCGGGAGAATAA
- the gyrB gene encoding DNA topoisomerase (ATP-hydrolyzing) subunit B: MSEERNDPNADESTKKRAANNPDSAGYGADHISVLEGMDAVRKRPAMYIGDTGCRGFHHCVYEVVDNSIDEALAGYCSNVEVCINEDGSLSVVDDGRGIPVDMHPTEGKPAVTVVLTVLHAGGKFDSDTYKVSGGLHGVGVSCVNALSEWLEVEVKRNGQIYHQRFERGVEVSELVTIGKTTETGTKVTFMPDMTIFTHEGGFQWDILAARLRELAFLNRGAKIILKEESTGRDETFKYDGGILEFVQHLNRNKSPMHPDVIYFEREKDDVVVEIAMQYSDAFNETIFTFANNINTIEGGTHLSGLRSALTRTVNAYAKTNKLIKDDKQAMGGDDIREGITAVLSVKIPDPQFEGQTKTKLGNGEVEGIVQQIVNDELGTYFEENPTVARTIIDKAVVAARARLAARKARDLARRKGALESGGLPGKLADCSSRDPARTELFIVEGDSAGGSAKQGREREFQAILPVKGKVINVQKARLDKVLANDEIRTMITAIGTGIGIDDFDIAKARYHKIVIMTDADVDGAHIRTLLLTFFYRQMPQLIEHGYVYIAQPPLYKVTRRKREEYVESDAHLTQILLDLGADGMLLKKLDDELLLDTKGLRELLDSIVEIEGIEDKLRRRGISLKGYLAQRDPETGAFPLYCVYMNKLGEDLDIRFALDDHGLKALFAEVEEAMAAAAPEVEEEVVEDVAGVDGEEPVAEAAPAPVVRYKELFFSRKLREVVEKLEEGGFAFDQLLGSGVPQFHLDDKGAKTAVNSLMELAQAVRVAGRKGMTIQRYKGLGEMNPKQLWETTLDPEFRRMTKVVLEDAVKADEMFTILMGDEVEPRREFIQENALNVTNLDI; this comes from the coding sequence ATGTCTGAAGAACGAAACGATCCGAATGCTGATGAATCAACGAAAAAACGCGCCGCCAACAACCCCGATTCCGCAGGCTACGGCGCCGACCACATTTCCGTTCTGGAGGGCATGGATGCCGTCCGGAAACGCCCGGCCATGTATATTGGCGACACCGGTTGCAGAGGCTTCCACCACTGTGTATACGAAGTGGTCGACAACTCCATCGACGAAGCGCTCGCGGGCTACTGCTCCAACGTCGAGGTCTGCATCAACGAAGACGGCTCGCTGAGCGTCGTCGACGACGGCCGCGGCATCCCGGTCGACATGCATCCGACCGAAGGCAAGCCGGCGGTAACGGTCGTGCTGACCGTTCTCCACGCGGGCGGCAAGTTCGATTCCGACACCTACAAGGTGTCCGGCGGCCTCCATGGCGTCGGGGTTTCATGCGTGAACGCGCTGTCCGAATGGCTCGAAGTCGAGGTCAAGCGCAACGGCCAGATCTATCACCAGCGCTTTGAGCGCGGCGTGGAAGTCAGCGAACTCGTCACCATCGGAAAAACCACCGAAACCGGCACGAAGGTCACCTTCATGCCGGACATGACCATCTTCACCCATGAAGGCGGGTTCCAGTGGGACATCCTCGCCGCCCGCCTGCGCGAGCTGGCCTTCCTCAACCGCGGCGCGAAGATTATCCTGAAGGAAGAGTCCACCGGGCGCGACGAAACCTTCAAGTATGACGGCGGAATCCTGGAGTTTGTCCAGCACCTCAACCGCAACAAGTCGCCGATGCACCCGGATGTGATCTACTTCGAGCGCGAGAAGGACGACGTCGTCGTGGAAATCGCGATGCAGTATTCCGATGCGTTCAACGAAACCATCTTCACCTTCGCCAACAACATCAACACCATCGAAGGCGGCACCCACCTTTCCGGCCTCCGCTCCGCGCTGACCCGCACGGTCAATGCCTATGCGAAAACCAACAAGCTCATCAAGGACGACAAGCAGGCCATGGGCGGCGACGATATCCGCGAGGGCATCACCGCCGTCCTCAGCGTCAAGATCCCCGACCCGCAGTTCGAGGGGCAAACGAAAACCAAGCTCGGCAACGGCGAGGTGGAAGGCATTGTCCAGCAGATCGTCAACGACGAGCTCGGCACCTACTTCGAAGAAAACCCGACCGTCGCCCGCACCATCATCGACAAGGCCGTTGTGGCCGCCCGCGCGCGCCTCGCCGCCCGCAAGGCGCGCGACCTCGCCCGGCGCAAGGGCGCACTCGAAAGCGGCGGGCTGCCCGGCAAGCTGGCCGACTGCTCCAGCCGCGATCCGGCCCGCACCGAACTCTTCATTGTGGAAGGGGACTCTGCGGGGGGATCCGCAAAGCAGGGCCGTGAACGCGAGTTCCAGGCCATTCTCCCGGTCAAAGGCAAGGTGATCAACGTACAGAAGGCCCGCCTCGACAAGGTGCTGGCCAACGACGAGATCCGCACCATGATCACCGCCATTGGAACCGGTATCGGGATCGATGACTTCGACATCGCAAAGGCGCGCTACCACAAGATCGTCATCATGACCGACGCCGACGTCGACGGCGCGCACATCCGCACGCTGCTGCTGACCTTCTTCTACCGGCAGATGCCGCAGCTGATCGAGCACGGCTATGTCTACATTGCCCAGCCGCCGCTCTATAAGGTGACGCGCCGCAAACGCGAGGAATATGTCGAGTCCGACGCCCACCTGACGCAGATCCTGCTCGACCTTGGCGCCGACGGCATGTTGCTGAAAAAACTCGACGACGAGCTCCTGCTCGACACGAAGGGCCTGCGCGAGCTGCTCGATAGCATTGTTGAAATCGAGGGGATCGAAGACAAGCTTCGCCGCCGCGGCATTTCGCTGAAGGGTTATCTGGCCCAGCGCGATCCCGAAACCGGCGCCTTCCCGCTCTACTGCGTCTACATGAACAAGCTGGGCGAGGATCTCGATATCCGCTTTGCCCTCGACGACCATGGCCTGAAGGCCCTCTTTGCCGAGGTTGAGGAAGCCATGGCGGCCGCGGCCCCCGAGGTTGAAGAGGAGGTGGTTGAGGACGTGGCCGGGGTTGACGGCGAAGAGCCCGTTGCCGAAGCCGCCCCGGCCCCGGTGGTCCGCTACAAGGAACTCTTCTTCTCCCGCAAGCTCAGGGAAGTGGTTGAAAAGCTCGAAGAAGGCGGCTTTGCCTTCGACCAGTTGCTGGGCTCCGGCGTGCCGCAATTCCACCTCGACGACAAAGGCGCCAAGACGGCCGTGAACTCGCTCATGGAGCTGGCGCAGGCCGTCCGTGTTGCCGGGCGCAAGGGCATGACCATCCAACGCTATAAAGGTTTGGGGGAAATGAATCCGAAGCAGCTGTGGGAAACCACGCTCGATCCCGAGTTCCGCCGCATGACCAAGGTCGTGCTCGAGGACGCCGTCAAGGCCGACGAAATGTTCACCATCCTGATGGGCGACGAGGTTGAACCCCGCCGCGAGTTCATTCAGGAAAACGCCCTGAACGTAACCAACCTGGACATCTAA